Genomic window (Argopecten irradians isolate NY chromosome 2, Ai_NY, whole genome shotgun sequence):
ACCATGGAGACCTAAAAATCATAATCATACAAATAAATCACTCAATTTTTGTACAGCTTCCATGtccaaaacaaatatcaaaatacaacaaacatCTTGATGTTGCGCTTTAActcttttatacatatactacACTCTCCAATCCATTTACAGTGATGTCACAAAATAATCCTCAACTTAGCCTTAATTCTCATAAATACCAGGtattaataattatttcataatattatgCTTAGAATTAACAAAGCTGTTTTGATTCATGTCTAAATTACATTTACAGAAGCACTTAATTTTCATGTAAGTTTAAAGAGTTCTAAAATTCAAATAGTGTTTTGGAATCTTACCAAATGCGGAATCAATGTCATCAGTTAAAACAGGAGGCACGGGTGGACAGAAGGGTCTACAAGTCACAGAAAAACCGTCTTATAGTCcagtaaaaatatgaaaaaaaggaGACCCaacctccaaataattgcaacagaaaaAACATACCTCCTTGGCACTCTTACATATCCACCGCGACATAGCCATAGATGTGGATACTGTTATTAACCATTTTGATGCGCAGAAAAACAGGAGGATGCTATCACAGTAAAATAGGTGTTCAATCTTCATTAGTCTCCCTTGAACTTACAGCAATGCGTTTTTTCATGCGTACAGATAATCAAATCAGGGTGTCAGCACTTAcatgcataaagaaattaacaTGTTcccatttaagcattgatgttactatttttaaactttatagaggtatgaaagaaattttgtttgcaatagataatagattatttttttctacgcaacgtgacgtcatgaatacgtcggattttcgcgccattctcggaatTTTTCTACATAGTAGATAatgaaaaagaatctgccaatcagagagttggattcagtatgaaaaaaaaatataattatgtgaCGACATTTACAATCATAATTTCAAAACGTAAGTCACTTTCGATTTGCAATATGTAACCCGTTCTTGTGTTCTTTCATcgaaaaacccccccccccaaccccctgGACCCCTcccaattttttttctctcgcgCCGTAGGCGCTCGATCAATTTTTGCGTGCACATTCTTCCACTGCTAGCGACGCTGCTGAAATGCttccaaatatgttatatccttgtttgtttattttgtaattattatttggatcatttgttgtaaaaacggtataaatatgcACATATTATTTAATAGTAAAAACTTCCTTATATATGACGCTAATTTGGCTGAATACCAAGATACCGTATGTCTAAGTCCATAAATctgcaatacaaaaatcttaatttttcgaatatgctttattcgtttgtcataaaattttgccagtaaataaatcagaactgtgttgattttcagctataaaattgacattgaacttttattttattcctttatctcattgaaaattatgtaattgCCATCCGGTTCCAGtatagaaaaattaaaaactgacctatttaaatatttgatcaaaaagaaACTTAAATCTCACTTTATAAAGAACGCTCCATTATGGTGGTAATATCTGCCAAAGGAATTTGCAATCTGATCagtcacaaaatagatattcacatttttgatatttcaacttaaGGACTTGGCCAATTAGAGAAGTTTAGTCAAATTGGCACTAAATGAGGATTTGATCAACCTCACTTCTTTTATATATGGGGATATCTTGATATAGTTGTCTCTTTTGGGTGAGTATAGCCTACATAGAATTTGAATTGataactatctaaacacttgagacggtacctactgaataattcttgaataaaaaagacatatcaatttggacttcaaaatatccttggaaaaggccaaaagaccaactttgagcaaccatgttatctcaggtagtgaaagtaaaatgttttacttttaaagccttCAATCAACAGTTTCATTTAAAAAGATTCCATcaaaatgagtatcaatggtattgttgatGATAACACTAActatgcaattttcatgttgTTATACTTTTTCCCTGTGTTGATTCCAACTTATGTTTTTGGCAATCTGTGCTGTCCTTATAACGTTCTTACCATACCGTAATTTTCCAGAATCTCACGATAACCATgttagtttatatttggcttcaaagttggcaaattaagcaaatatccatatttttctgatttttggGGGGTCAAGAAAAGCTTTTTCCCAAATTTTTATTTGTGGCGACTTTTTTTCTTGcataaaacaaagtcagatctgtatgaaaaacaaagaaaaattctgttgcaattattttggggtaacaacctatctttactggactattaaCACACCAACATAAATGAaacttgttacatgtacatctgaaCATGTTTTTTGCAAACAAACTTAAACCTCAGGGTAATCATCTTTTCCAAGTAGATGAAAAGTCAACATGGGTATGCTGATGCAGATTTGTCAATGGTTAAGAAACTACTTGGACAGCTTTGGATGGCATGCGGAACAAACAGATTATGTACATTTTCCAGAGGTGTTACAGCCACCAGATACTAAAAAGAAGCATACCTTCAAAATAGTCACTGGTGTTCAGGGGGAAATAAATATGCCATACGATTAAACCACAATAGTAACATATTATCATTATGTAGGTAAGCTTCTAAAATTTTGCCtcatttaatgttattttatcaACTATACTTACTCTAAAGAGTTGCCTCTCAAACATCTGTCCACTAAGTGATGAAGATGTAGACCAACACAAACAAATGCCACTTCTCCTCCATCCTGTAACACAGAACATTTATTACATCTACAGCTGTATATGATATATCAAagtttaaacaattaaatttacaCATAAGGGGATAAGCTTTAATCTTTTTCCTTTATCAACACTATAGAATATATTATCTTACATCAAACACTTATTTACCTTTATAGAAGAGTTATGGTTACTTCTTTGGTAATAATACCAtgacaataaatataaatgggTGTGAGATGAgaaactacattgtacattgtttaTTAATATACATTGATCCTTCATAATTTTCTTATTGTACTCTATTCTTATTATTCTCCCAGTCTAATTTCTCTTTATACGTAATGTAatcattaatttacattttgtttattacCAGATTCCATATCCCTTAGCTAAGGGAGACATATAAACATTGATTTCTAAATACTACTTTCCAAACATTAATAACAAGCTCTCCATGGAAAAAGTATATAGATTACTAACCTTCCAAACAGCTATAGCCAGTCCTCTAGGGAGACAGTACAGATTGACAGTATCATTTTCCCCTATGGGTTTATTGGTACCAACCCAGGAACTCCATTTCAAAGGAAAGGTCATTAGTACTGACCTCTGGTAAGGACTACAAAGGTCAAGGTTGTCATTACTTAGATAATGATATGATTAATTCAACTAGAGAAATTCATTGTTAAAggttatataatgaaaatattccagtcataaaacaaaataatattcatgtaaCTTGTACAAACTTGAATTTGAAATGTAGAAATAGTAACAAGAATGGTGAGTTTATCAAACTTGTTTTAATTGACACTGTATGTTATATATTCATGAAAGCTTGCATTCAacagagaaaataaaataatatatacccCATGTATTTATAACTTACTTCCATCAACAAATGCATTTCATTGAATTTGACTTTATGTTGGAGAAGCAAAGCTAAAATACCTATCTAAAATAACTCACCTGTCTTTTACAGCACATCCTTTCTTTGCGTCAAAGAAAATTGGATTACAGGAATAAATCCTGAGGAACTTGGTGGAGTGTAGAGACTGGCCACTAAAATTGTACCATCGAACAGAGGCGGCCATGGTATGGACAGATACATCATCATTCTGTATACACATTTCATTGTCACTAGCGTCCACGAAGGCCAGCTGCCAGAACACACAGGAATCTCTGGAAAACATGTAGAAAGGTGCAGTTATGATAATTGGTTTTTAAattagaaatatgtctgttagacattaagtgctctcTAACTATATTTTCTAAAACCTTAATTTCCAGTACAAAATGCATCTATAAGCCTTGCTCAGAGATATTTTgcacatacaaaaatgtaatatatttaataaataaccGGTAGATATACCCACAAGCCTATATGGAATATCATCCTTGTCAACAGGTGTATGTAGCACTAGCGATCGCTCATTTGCAAGGAAATGGTTTACGTCCTtgatttattgtaataaatactttacttcatcagaactttgttaattatgttacatagaagtttgtttataattttattgatatttgatatgataagacttgtttcgctgttcaaaatagtcgtccactTCAGCACTGTCCAGTCTCTGTGAACATGGGGACTTACCAGaacctgtgtcatgcttgattGCCATTCTGGGTGCATCAGATCTAGAGCTCATGATCATGTTCATGATGGCAAGCGCTCACCAGCGTTTGCTGGTGCTCGCTTCTGAACAGACATGAATGGAGACCTGTTTAGggattttttaaatacatatttattctgATAACAGTACCAAAACAAGGGCATGAGAAACCACCATATCAAATGCGCGCCTGAGCATCCGGTGCCGTTCAGAACATTTCTTGTCGCGCGAGCGATCACCATCCTAAACACACCTTTGGCATCCAGTCTGATATTGTATAATgctttttattctgtttctcttacCCAAGGCTAggtaattttatacatatttattagaACCGCAGCAAATGCAGTCTATGGTCACGGGTTAGTAAGCCATAGTGCAACGTAcacctaggacctaggatgatgtgaaataaattaagtatAATCTGCTAAATAACACTGTAAATGTCTTTGGCTGGTACTAAAATTATCCGTTTTTGTCACTTTTTTATTGACGATATAAACCTGATTTGCATTGTACTGTACCGGAAGTATCCAAaatcagatgcttagaatattgCTTAGAATATTGTGACCGATGCAAGACTTTGTATGATACGTATGCcacttgaagtttacacaaaacgaATGTGTTTAACATTGGCTTaaatgtcactgttgttaatttatagtagaACATCGCTGACAGGTATCTCTTAGTTATGTTTCTTCTGGGGAACTCTGGTAGATCCTAAGATATAGATATCACCTCCAGTAACTCTTGCAATCGCAACATCTTCGAGTAATTTCCGTCAATGttctgatataaatatatatgttatattcttagatgtgaattatctcccctggtaaATCTTGGAGTTAAGTTTTCTAAGGGATCCACTAGTACGATTATAatgtaagttatctcccctacatgCAGTAAATCTTGATACAAGTTTTTCTTCTGAGGCTTCTCTTCTAGTAACTATTAGATATATTATGGAGTTCCTTTAAAATACTATGATAATATATGTCTTTTAACCCTCAGACATTGACATATTCCCCATTAGTAATCATGAGAGATAGACTGTGTTCCTGCATGGTAATAACCCTGAAATTAGACAAGTGTATTCCATTGTCATAGCAATCCTGAAATATAGTTGGTTTTACCTTATAGTTGTCATAAATAATTGTTGTATTACCTAGAAATTAAAGTTTCTAGTTACTCAGGACTTTAATAGACATAAGTAACATTTTGGTCTAGCCTAGAGGTGATTTTCCTCTAAAGTTACACTGCTTGTCAACAACTAGACCTACAGAATGTGGTTTTAACTTACATCAAGGCCTTCTCTACATCTCTCTGCTGAGAGATACCTGTATAGGGGCTCTTCTTCCTCAGATTTCTGAACACTCTCTTGTTCCTCTGTTCGACACACCTGGGAATGGCCAAAGCCAATTAGATTTTTATGCAAACTACAAAGGCGTATtaaatttacaatgtatacttgAACTAATTGCTACAAATTGTAATTATAGCATCAGATGTCATATTGGTAAATAAGACTGTGTTTTATGCATTGAGATATACCAGGGGGAAAAAACCCAAgaaaatacattacacagaaaaTCAACATGCAGTATTGGTTATAGATCAATTTACCTTCTGATACAAGTTGTTTTGAGGTGGGACACTGAAGTAAAATCCCCGGCTCTAGACGCTTCCACTTCACTTTTTGGAGCATACTTCAAGAAAATAGGTCTCCATAATGAGCTGTAAACAAACCTTTAGTATGTATACATTGGTGCTGGGGATGTAAAAAATCCTCAAATTAATTACCATGTATTGGGACTTCATCATTCAAAAAGGAAAATATAACACAGACATTGGATAACCCTAAATAGTATGATATGACaatcaatgaaaacaattatttattcattcattcattttatcattataatttatatgCATAAAGCAATGTTTCATTGTTTCCAACAGCTATTGCTTTTCCCTTTTAAAATTGTAGCCATACTTGTCATTAGCTAAGTTCCGCCATCGCTGGCACACTTGTGAGACTAGAATCAAGTCTTGGGCACCAAAGAAGCTGAACACTTTCAAAAGAACTTCATCTGGAATACTGCAACACAAGATTAAAAGATGTTTTTTACAATTGAGGGagacaatcatatatataccattgaAAGTTTGAGCTAATATTTTACTTCTAGatagaaatgtaaaaaaaaataattaattgcataccAAAAAAGTCCATGAAAAAATGTCATGTAAGCTCTGTTGGCAGTGGAGCATCCTTAAAATTCAATCATTTGTACACATCTTTTGCTAAacatcaaaaattaaaatgctgagttttgaaaatgaaacaaaaagaaagaaacaattGAATATTGAAAGCATACATTTTTCATCaaacaaatttcaattaaaactgAAAGTAAGTAATATTTTGTATGAGGGTAAAGTAATTACTCATGAACTGTTGCCTTTCGTTGTGACATCCTTGAAGAAAACTTTGAGGAAAGTTGGGCTCCATGGCGGGGAGGGTTAGATGCTCTTCTTGAACCTGAAGTGGTGTCAGTTGGTGTTTTTCTAAAAATTAACGACAATCATACAGTAGTTTATTTTAACTTGTTTAGAAAAAGGAGTTAATGTAGAATATAAGTTCCATTGTGACATTTACTAGTGTATGTAGAAGTTGATTGTTCATTAAACTTGCTATGGATaagtagctctgaacgacggacgagTGACTTCTGACAGATGGTCCGAGAAgtgagtggaggcagggtatgattatttgTTCTAAACTGAGTTGATAAATATAGTGTATGCATTGGGGCTAACATCAGGTATTACTATTGATTCGTAAATTGTGGTGTagcttgtaaattttggcaaagtatgcgaaaaaaatacaattcatttatgttcaagtacacctgGGAAGTGATATATTAGGGCCTAAGCATATACTACTGCATACAGGTAAGGAACATTGTCTTGCAAAGCACATGATCTTGCACACTTGTAATTTCAGCtaatttttataaagaaacaataAACTTATTCAGACATAAAAAGAATGACAATGTAAATTCTAATACAATCTCAGTTTTTAGTCTAAGATGCAGACGTACCGTGTTACAATAGGGTGATAGTGGAAGAATGGCAGAAAGTGACGTCTGATTTAAAAAGTCGCCAACATTTTCTTATTTGACAtttgacatttttaaaattggttTTCGTTGAAATTTTAATGGTtagcttaaaggcccactacctttccgaaacggcttttaatttttaaaatgggaatgtaaaacaagatcgataattttgtagagtcttaaaaattactaacttaccgttaatactacatttatcatcaccttctgaacgatttgattaaaataaataaaatttttattttaataacgCGGGTCgcattatgtttcccgccgtcgtcctaaataccgcgcgtaggttgattatcactgcgccagacggcaaaacagcgaattgactcgccactgttttcatatattacgcaggaaatcttgcatatgtttggtgtcgtaaccttattttaggtcatcggtatgcattttctgatgttattaatgtttgtttaagaaacctttatattttgctccggaaaggtaatgggcctttaataaaatgaacatcataatatgattaaaattggATTATAGTGTATTGCGCAAGATCATCGTGTTTACTTCCAGTTCCAGCTTGGGGTAAGCAActgtttttcatttatttttggtaaactgaaaaaataccatttactTTTGGAAGGTACTGAAAACAATTGTTTGTTCCTTGTTGTCACCatgatataacaataaataaatatttaataaaatatctatCGGCTATGAAACTCTTGGGTGAGCAAGATCATGTGCCTGCATTGTATATGGAATATGAGATGGAAATGTATTGGGaatggactgggtcgatcaccggtgaccaggtagctcagtcggtagagcactaggctagtgttcggagggtcccgggttcgaatcccggtctggtcgctacattttctcctctcctgttacagaattgtcGCCCAACTAAATAATCCACAGTGGTGGTGTTCTGAAGGGTATCttgtgtcttcgagggcgaagacttcgagaaatgaggtaggagtgtagcgggattggactgagtcgatcatcggtgaccaggcaGCTCAGTCgatagagcactcggctagtgttcggagggtcccgggttcgaattcCGGTCTGGCCGCTAAAGTCATGTTACCCAAATTGGCACGCTATCCAAAATAGCACACTTTCTGATAATAATGCTTCCGTTTTAATTCACTTTGGAAATTTTCTTTTAGCTGTTGCTATAATTAATCCCTGatcattatgaaatattttaatggtgATATTTCCACATGACCATAGCTAGGAGGAATTTTGTACAGCCATAAACCTGAGAAAATACCTGAAATCAAGTGTTACGGTAAATATTGCCATGTGAAATGACTCTAATTTTCCTCTTTTCGCTCAAAAGTCTACTCTAAAAAGTGGGGAAATGGTATAAAACATGTCtagaacacaaatttattcaattcaattatCAGTTATTTGGTAGTTTCATAGTTCAGAGCTGTCTTATCCTCAGTAAATGTCGATTTTCTTGTATGGAAATTTTCATCTGCGATAATGTGCACTtgtgaaatgaaacaaatttaaagGTGTGCTCAAATAGGACTTATAAAtccaagagttacttcccttgtgccatttatatgtttatttaacagtACCACAATTTTCAAAGCTTAAAggtgtatggtctatcactttcgctctttttgtcatagtaaaaactgtttaagtgttatacacatttttccccgtct
Coding sequences:
- the LOC138315515 gene encoding F-box only protein 15-like isoform X2 — translated: MNRHKNLMVNYLSSHKSSSPGSGEHTKRKTPTDTTSGSRRASNPPRHGAQLSSKFSSRMSQRKATVHDIPDEVLLKVFSFFGAQDLILVSQVCQRWRNLANDNSLWRPIFLKYAPKSEVEASRAGDFTSVSHLKTTCIRRCVEQRNKRVFRNLRKKSPYTGISQQRDVEKALIDSCVFWQLAFVDASDNEMCIQNDDVSVHTMAASVRWYNFSGQSLHSTKFLRIYSCNPIFFDAKKGCAVKDSPYQRSVLMTFPLKWSSWVGTNKPIGENDTVNLYCLPRGLAIAVWKDGGEVAFVCVGLHLHHLVDRCLRGNSLEPFCPPVPPVLTDDIDSAFGLHGYNCTVQLRTMKQQIWDQQFRGLNCHSNTGGGYAQFILIEPHERQIINKAIVFPWKTEAFKGKIKNACWLDITVIDETGEVFWTVSSLVCSKTAQRAGASSLDFDYCDDNSRSIDFIDEVGKFHLEFSETDDQDMYITQAVLGLTLKAINTRFSSSCR
- the LOC138315515 gene encoding F-box only protein 15-like isoform X1, with amino-acid sequence MNRHKNLMVNYLSSHKSSSPGSGEHTKRKTPTDTTSGSRRASNPPRHGAQLSSKFSSRMSQRKATVHDIPDEVLLKVFSFFGAQDLILVSQVCQRWRNLANDKFVYSSLWRPIFLKYAPKSEVEASRAGDFTSVSHLKTTCIRRCVEQRNKRVFRNLRKKSPYTGISQQRDVEKALIDSCVFWQLAFVDASDNEMCIQNDDVSVHTMAASVRWYNFSGQSLHSTKFLRIYSCNPIFFDAKKGCAVKDSPYQRSVLMTFPLKWSSWVGTNKPIGENDTVNLYCLPRGLAIAVWKDGGEVAFVCVGLHLHHLVDRCLRGNSLEPFCPPVPPVLTDDIDSAFGLHGYNCTVQLRTMKQQIWDQQFRGLNCHSNTGGGYAQFILIEPHERQIINKAIVFPWKTEAFKGKIKNACWLDITVIDETGEVFWTVSSLVCSKTAQRAGASSLDFDYCDDNSRSIDFIDEVGKFHLEFSETDDQDMYITQAVLGLTLKAINTRFSSSCR